A DNA window from Procambarus clarkii isolate CNS0578487 chromosome 75, FALCON_Pclarkii_2.0, whole genome shotgun sequence contains the following coding sequences:
- the LOC138356961 gene encoding uncharacterized protein encodes MSHQNSEGRSFVSRQGYGTYGNRYGGLGSGAGYDNYGNINKAGYGGYGNDHGAGYSGYGISSVYNYGVFLDPYLVLGSLGAAALISLLAFKVIVSLDTPTNTTRHLGREGFRDNNDMADVTSVHTIMENAEEKYDDENPLSSTTGSTSKMSPAVEDLAQGLNSLWKENKNDSGCVRCSLFRSAKAHTLNQDDPAMDLTLASVAHLLGAERSGQLLDEVTDLILEGTPVNCERKANTCILK; translated from the exons ATGTCTCACCAGAACTCCGAGGGTCGATCGTTCGTTAGCAGGCAAGGTTATGGCACTTACGGCAACCGGTATGGTGGCCTTGGCAGTGGAGCAGGGTATGACAACTATGGCAATATCAATAAAGCAGGGTATGGTGGTTATGGCAATGACCATGGAGCAGGGTACAGCGGCTATGGTATATCCAGCGTTTATAACTACGGAGTGTTCCTAGACCCGTACCTGGTATTGGGAAGCCTCGGGGCAGCGGCTCTGATATCCCTATTGGCCTTCAAAGTGATTGTCTCCCTCGATACcccaaccaacaccacacgcCACTTGGGTCGGGAAGGTTTCCGAGACAATAATGACATGGCTGATGTAACCTCTGTCCATACAATCATGGAAAACGCCGAAGAAAAGTATGACGATGAAAATCCATTGTCCTCGACCACTGGCAGCACGTCCAAGATGTCCCCGGCAGTAGAGGACTTGGCTCAGGGGCTCAACTCGCTGTGGAAGGAAAACAAGAACGACTCCGGCTGCGTTAGATGTTCTCTCTTCAGATCCGCCAAGGCGCACACCCTCAATCAAGATGACCCAGCGATGGACCTCACTCT GGCGAGTGTGGCACATTTGCTAGGGGCGGAGAGGTCAGGTCAACTGCTGGATGAGGTCACTGACCTTATTCTGGAGGGTACACCAGTCAACTGTGAGCGAAAGGCCAACACCTGCATCCTCAAGTGA